In the Populus trichocarpa isolate Nisqually-1 chromosome 1, P.trichocarpa_v4.1, whole genome shotgun sequence genome, AGTTAGGCGGCGTGCATGGTCATAACAGATTGATCGCTGCAAGAAGCTCATAAGATCAACCTTCATGGCCTTAGTGAACAATTTCAAACTCTCCAAAGAGCTCATCCCAGGGTAAATAGGCTCCACGACCTCTACATGATGAATTGACACAAAGGGTGAAATCGGGTGCGCAGATAAAAGACCATGAGCGCTACCCCTGATATCCCACTGCCATAACAAACCAACCACAACTTAAATCCTAGAATTCAAGGGGTCTAATTCTCCAGACTTTAACATAAAACCACTAACTTCTTAGCAGCACAAGCCATAACACATAATTACTAATAAAATACAAGTTTTCTAAAAGgtgaaaattagaaaatgatTAAGAGCAGGAGGGCAGCAGTAGTAGATAAACAAACCTGGTGAAACCCATGTTCTCTTGATAAAGGAACGCCAAGCTCGGAAATACAAGCGAGGAGTCTATCATCACTTCCATATAACCTATGATATCTCTCAAGACAATCATCAAGAACACTATAAAGCGCCTTGGCAAGAGGATAACTTATAGCAATCCCGCCACCTCCATAAGCCATATTATGACTAAAATAAGTATTAGCAGAGTGACTCTCTGAAGGACCGCCGATATAAACCATCTCATTACAATCATACTTACTCAATACATCAACCAAATTATCTACACTAAAAATAGTATCATCATCTCCCAAAACAAACCATCGAACATCAGACAAACCTAGTCGAAAAGTTTCCAACACAATGCGCGCAATCCGAAGCCCAGAAGGATGTCCGGTCGGATTCGTGTACCGAAACCGAGAAGTATCCTCCGAAATCATAATCCTTGGCAATGACTCATCCCATTCTTTATCATCCACTTGCTCTTCCACCCAAACATGACCCCGCATTGAAGAGTCCTTTCTCCACCATAGCCTTATAaactctttccttctcttccacAGCTGAGAAGACCCTGCAATGCCGAAAACTATATGATTTAACGCTAGCCCTGCTCCATCTCTTCGTCTCTCCTCCTCCGATAGGCTCCTGTTTCTTCCTAATGGAAGAGACGGAGCAATTCCTTCAAGAGAcaaatccttatcttcttccTCAACCCCATTTGGATTCTGACTTTGTGGTTTCCACGGGAGCGTGTGCAGGCTTCCTTCCCAGTTCTTAAGCCTATGCCAACACCACCGAGCAGTAGTGCCGGAGAAAACAAGAGACAGCCAGGCTGTAGTGGTAATCACAAGTGCAGCCACGACAACAACAGCGGTACAAGTCCGACTCTGACGCCATCTACGACTGCGAGTGCGGGGCGGCGAGCGGCAGAGAGGGGAGGCGGAGGCGGAAGAAAAATCCATACTGATTTTGTGCTGCTTGGCTGAAAACAAATCATCTCCGTCTCATAAGAGAACGGAAAAAAGAGAATCTGCGGGTAGAgagaaatttattataatttggtTTGTTCGGAGAGATTAAGGAGAGGTCTTTGGGTATTTTAAGTGTCTGTGGTAGTACGACgacgatttgattttttattttaaatttaaattttcatttaagaaGTTTGAGAtagaatatattaattattaagggattttatttaaaaaaaaaaaaaaactttgctaGGGGCTCACTTCACCCGAATCTTTGGTACCAATTTACCGGGAAATCTAAAACCATATCGTTTtcgttttttaataaaagatattgtttaaaataaaaactaaaaaatattgaaattcatCCTATTAAGTTTTACTTGAATTTAGCTTTAGTGTTcagatttaacaagttaatttcCAACTagtttgaaataaaacttgatttagaTCAAGTTCTGAATTAAAAAGGTTAGCAACTCAACTATTTAAACAACTTAATAGCTATAGTTTATtctattagaatttaaaaaaaaatcttgaagtttACCAAATTAGATCTCATCTGAATTTAGCAAATTCGGTTGGATTTAATCGGATttgatagtatttttatttccaatcaatttaaaataaaaattaatagatgaaacttttataaaaaacaaaaaagaacccACACATGCACCTTAACAAAATGGGCCAAGTGGTGTGGGTCTACATTTCAAACTAACAACAcctagtttttttgttttttttatttttgtggggaAAGTGTTATAgcaataaatagtatttttccCACATGTTTTATAAAACAGACTCgttaaataaatcattatttatttcatcacgaAACACCtaagttataaaatttaaattaaatttcatcaatttataaacaaatataaatttataaattctcaaacaaactctaacatgtacaaatcatatatttataatacaaatttctatggaaaaaagctataaaaacaagtaaacatcGAAACAagatacatatactacaaaatatacaataaaaattaatattttaaaattgagttaaaataaaaaaaaaatggataattttgcttacttgaagtggagaatcctcaataaaatttgaatcagaacaGAGATGCTGACAAATTGAGTGTTGGGTGGCTGAATTTGTAACGAGAgattgatttgtgataaaattaaatggGGTTGTGATGTTTGTTGcacagaaaaaatagaaaaagaagaagaaatgagggaTGAAGAGAGGAAGGTCGTTCGTcaagtcataaattaaatatttcagaTAGATTTACCGATAGATTTAATCAACATATTTAAATCTGTCAGTAAGTCTGTCTGTAAAAATAGCACGTCatcatactttttttattttttttctcatttcttcttttcccactgtaattccctcaatatatttcaagaaaatatttttattagtgtttATCGATTTATACAACAAGGAACTATTCTATTGATAAAATTCACTACAATCTACCAATAAAAATCTTTCACtggtatttttgtttgtatttactAATTTTGCGTACTTAACTATCTCATGCAGGGAAGCTAAAATGAAATGccactgaaaataaaatttgtagtCTAGTTCGTTGGTCATCTTCCCCCTTTGGATCCAAAAAAAGGTTATCCTATAAAAGATGAAACTTGATCACTGAGATCAGGGTCAACCCTCTAGCTTATATGCATAATTgaagttgtgtttgttttttattaagaaaatattaaaataatattttttagatttatttttaatttttaaaattaacatatcaaaataataaaaacaaataaataaaaaaatatcaatttaatatttgttttcaagcaataaccattttaaaaaataaattgaaccaTATTAACAAACACACCattaataactttaattttgtttaagaaaataaaaatcgagCTTTaatctcaatcaaatcaaaatctagGTACAATAAAACCAGTTTACTTGTaagaaattaacataaaaaaaaaactgatttctCATATTGATTCAGTAAAGTAAGATTTTAAATACATAATCGAGTGCCTCTTTAgaaacaaatttgaaataaataaatattaataattgtttttagcaTCAAGGAACTGTCATTCTTGAAAAagcttaaattatatattttgaacaaaCGTTGTACTGTACCGACCAAAGACCAGAAATGCCCACATGAGCAAGAAGTTCACAAGAACTAGAAGTCAAGCTCCCTGCCGCGAACACTTAAAATTCGAACAgtatttgtcttttcttttcttttctgttttgtttgaattgaaaatttcgGAGAAATCTGTGTCTGTgtatgttttttctctctctctctttctctttctcttcccgTATGTGAGGAGCCGCTTGAGTTAACATTAAGTTCCTTGCATTTGTAAGAAAACGTTTTCTTCACATTCTCTGCTTAATTAGTCttgaaaaacacataataacGCAATTAGCAAATCCAACATCGAAGAAACAAAAACCGTTTAATctaagtttttaatattgaaacataATAGTTATAATTAAACTTATTTAGGATATCAATTTGACATAAAATCTAGGTTATGGTTCAAACATATTGAACGTAATTGAcctgaatcaataaaaaattaatttgtttattaatcaGGTCATGTAATcatcaattgatcaataaaattaaattgagttaattttatgttaactttttttaacaTCTAGATTGACTCAAGGATTactaaattttaaatctatttacATAACCGAGCTAAATTTAGAGACTATTTAGTACTTTAATAGCTTCTGTTTTTTATCCAATCGcgtagaaaaaacatatttaattagtcaaatagtttttgttttttttttattggcctcacatataattttgttttaaaccTTAGTTTTGTAGAAgctaaaataatgatttttttaaaaatatttttaactaaacatatattttttaaaaaattataattaaaaatgttttcttatatCTACTTTTCTTAAATGGTAGCCGGAAAAGTTACCGTAAATAAGagcaaaatttattataataataatctatgAATCTCATTTCATGTAAGTGAATTCCAAAAAATCTCGCACAATATCTAATGATTTAGAACAACTTTTTTTGCAACGTACGTGTTGGAGACACGTTGTGATTATCCAATGT is a window encoding:
- the LOC7490735 gene encoding uncharacterized protein LOC7490735 — protein: MDFSSASASPLCRSPPRTRSRRWRQSRTCTAVVVVAALVITTTAWLSLVFSGTTARWCWHRLKNWEGSLHTLPWKPQSQNPNGVEEEDKDLSLEGIAPSLPLGRNRSLSEEERRRDGAGLALNHIVFGIAGSSQLWKRRKEFIRLWWRKDSSMRGHVWVEEQVDDKEWDESLPRIMISEDTSRFRYTNPTGHPSGLRIARIVLETFRLGLSDVRWFVLGDDDTIFSVDNLVDVLSKYDCNEMVYIGGPSESHSANTYFSHNMAYGGGGIAISYPLAKALYSVLDDCLERYHRLYGSDDRLLACISELGVPLSREHGFHQWDIRGSAHGLLSAHPISPFVSIHHVEVVEPIYPGMSSLESLKLFTKAMKVDLMSFLQRSICYDHARRLTFSVSLGYAIQVFPSIVLPRVLERSEMTFSAWNKIHNLNEFDLDTRDPSKSVCKSPVLFFLEDVERQGNTTLGTYVRAGRLKDDLKRKVLCFPRSAPLPYVGRIQALGYPLKNWHLSPRRLCCKLNQTSDELLTISVRQCGKGSFGSFADSV